The Nitrospirota bacterium genome contains a region encoding:
- a CDS encoding sugar kinase, with translation MGKLLVVGSVALDTVRTPFGEGTEVLGGSATYFATAASYFTGVDLIAVVGEDFPEAHLKFLKSRGIDLAGLERRPGQTFRWKGEYTHQLNEAHTLDTKLNVFETFRPKIPEAYRSPDLLFLGNIDPELQLDVLQQVKRPTLVACDTMNFWINGKRDALWRTLAQVDVLVINDGEARALGESPNLVQVAQKILAKGPKHLIIKRGEYGVLFFNQKQMFGAPAYPLEQVRDPTGAGDTFAGGFMGYLAATGNLSEQAIRQAIIFGSVMASFTVEAFSLDRLRALDYKEIEARFREFKRLTHFDDLP, from the coding sequence GCGAAGGCACCGAGGTATTGGGCGGGTCGGCGACCTATTTTGCAACCGCGGCCAGTTATTTCACCGGCGTGGATCTCATCGCCGTGGTGGGGGAGGATTTTCCGGAGGCCCACCTGAAGTTCCTCAAGAGCCGCGGCATCGACCTGGCGGGATTGGAACGGCGGCCCGGCCAGACCTTTCGCTGGAAAGGCGAGTATACTCACCAGCTGAACGAAGCCCATACCCTGGACACCAAGCTGAACGTCTTCGAAACGTTCCGGCCCAAGATTCCCGAGGCGTACCGGTCGCCGGACTTGCTGTTTCTCGGCAATATCGACCCGGAGCTCCAGTTGGACGTGCTGCAGCAGGTCAAGCGGCCCACGCTGGTGGCCTGCGACACGATGAATTTTTGGATCAACGGCAAGCGGGACGCGCTCTGGCGCACGTTGGCCCAGGTGGACGTGCTGGTGATCAACGACGGCGAGGCCAGGGCGCTGGGCGAGTCGCCGAACCTCGTGCAAGTGGCGCAAAAGATTCTCGCCAAGGGGCCCAAGCATCTGATCATCAAGCGGGGGGAGTACGGGGTCTTGTTCTTCAACCAGAAGCAGATGTTCGGGGCCCCCGCCTATCCGCTCGAACAGGTCCGCGATCCGACCGGGGCCGGGGACACGTTTGCGGGAGGCTTCATGGGATACCTGGCGGCGACCGGCAATCTGTCGGAGCAGGCCATCCGGCAGGCGATCATCTTCGGCAGCGTCATGGCTTCCTTTACGGTTGAGGCCTTCAGTCTTGACCGATTGCGCGCGCTGGATTACAAAGAGATCGAAGCCCGGTTTCGGGAATTCAAGCGGCTCACCCATTTTGACGATTTGCCGTGA
- a CDS encoding tetratricopeptide repeat protein: MSGTVLACLLCWMGGWLGCGSEEAVKRADGYYKEGMANLENNRQKAFVSFQKAIQENPKHRDAHYYAGHIYAEQQKYPQAEEEFREALRIDPEYSEARNYLGNVLKEQDRWQEAISAYRRALSNPLYATPDVAWYNLGLALAHEGDMPGAARAFEDALLVTPPNAPSAQVQLELGRVYYRLGYDTKAREFLMRVATLDKGGRFAAEANQLLERLRP; encoded by the coding sequence GTGAGTGGAACCGTTCTGGCCTGTCTCCTCTGCTGGATGGGCGGGTGGCTGGGCTGCGGCTCGGAGGAAGCGGTCAAGCGGGCCGACGGCTATTACAAAGAAGGGATGGCCAATCTGGAGAACAATCGCCAGAAGGCCTTTGTCTCCTTCCAGAAGGCGATCCAGGAAAATCCCAAGCATCGGGACGCGCATTATTATGCGGGGCATATCTATGCCGAACAGCAGAAATATCCGCAGGCCGAGGAGGAGTTCCGCGAAGCGTTACGGATCGACCCTGAGTACTCCGAGGCACGCAATTACCTGGGCAACGTGCTCAAGGAGCAGGACCGCTGGCAGGAGGCGATCAGCGCCTATCGTCGCGCGTTGAGCAACCCCTTGTACGCGACGCCGGACGTGGCCTGGTACAATCTGGGCCTGGCCCTCGCCCATGAAGGCGATATGCCGGGGGCGGCGCGGGCCTTCGAAGACGCCCTGTTGGTAACGCCTCCAAACGCCCCTTCGGCGCAGGTGCAGTTGGAGTTGGGGCGGGTCTATTACCGTCTTGGTTATGATACGAAGGCGCGCGAGTTTCTGATGCGCGTGGCCACGTTGGATAAGGGCGGACGGTTCGCCGCCGAGGCGAACCAATTACTGGAGCGGCTCAGGCCGTAG